The genome window GGAAGGTGCCGGACGGGGCCGCGGTGAAGTTGTCGTTTCCCATCGGCCGTGGCGGTCGCCCGCCGATCAGCCAGTTGGCCGCCACCCATCCGAGCAGCGGCAGGATCGAGTCGAGCAGCGCGACGTCGATGAACTGTCCTTCGCCCGTGCGCTCGCGATGGTAGAGCGCCCCCATGATCGCGAACGCCGCGTTCAGGCCGCCGACCGTGTCGCACACCGGGAAGCCGCAGCGCAACGGGTTCAACCGCTCGTCGCCGTTCACCGCCATCACGCCGCTCAGCCCCTGGATGATCTGGTCGTACGCGGGTTTGGCGGCGTCGGGGCCCGTCTGGCCGAACCCGGAGATCGCGCAGTACACGAGCCTCGGGTTGTGCGCGTGCAGTGCGTTCCAGGACAACCCGAGGCGGGCCATCACGCCCGGACGGAAGTTCTCCACGAGCACGTCGGCGTCCTTCACGAGCCGCGTGAAGACCTGGCGCCCGGCCTCGAGCTTCAGGTTGAGCGTCAGCGAGCGCTTGTTGGCATTCTGCGCGAGAAAGCTCGTGCCCATCAGCTCGGCGTTGAGGCCGGGCACGTTGCCGAGCCTGCGTGCGAGGTCGCCGCCGTCCGGGTTCTCGATCTTCACCACGTCGGCGCCGAGCAGCGCGAGGTGCTCGGTGGCAAACGGGCCTGCAAGGACGTTGGTGAGGTCGAGGACGCGGATGCCGTCGAGGAGTTTCATGCGTGTTCCAGGCCGCGACCCTGAAGGGCCGCGGCTACATCTGACTCGTGTCGCCGCCGGCCTTCAGGCCGCCGGTTGCCGGAATCGGTCCCGTGCGATGGATGACGCCCGGGAGCGCGCGGCCGAAAAAGGTTTCCGCCTCGCGCGCGACACCGATGAGCGCGTCGAGGTCCACGTCGTGGCGCAGGCCTTCACGCTGCAGCAGGTGAACGAAATCCTCGGTGCACAGGTTGCCGCCGGCCACCGCCGTGAACGGGCAGCCGCCGAGCCCCGCGAACGCGGACTCGAAGGAGCGCACACCGACCTCCATGGCGGCCGCCGCGTTCGCCATGGCAAGCCCGTACGTGTCGTGGAAGTGGCAGGCGCACGCCGCGTCGGGCGCCGCGTGCAGGATCGCCCCGAACAGGCGACGGACCTGGAGGGGCGAGGCGTGGCCCGCCGTGTCCGCGAGGCTGATCGCGCGGAACCCGTCTTCGAGGAAGCGGCCGGCGATCTCGAGCACGCGGCTTCCCGGCACGTGCCGCTCGTAGCCGCACCCGAACGCCGACTGCACCGACAACTGCACGCCGGCGCCGGCGCCGCGGGCATCCCTGGCCATCGCCAGCACGCGGACGATCGCCTCCTCGGTCCCCATGCCGGTGTTCTTGCGGCTGTGCGTGTCGCTCGCCGACACACCCATGCAGAAATACCCCGCGCCCGCCTCGAGCCCGCGCGCCAGCCCCTTCTCGTTGAGCACGAGCGCCGAGAGCCGGGCACGCGCGCCGGGCAGCGCCGCGAAATGGCGAAACAGCGCGTCGGTGTCGGCCATCTGCGGCACGAGCGTCGGGTTGACGAACGATCCGGCCTGGATCAGATCGACGCCGGAGGCGAGCAGGCGCTCGACCCACGCGATCTTCGTCTCGAGTGGAACGACGGCCTGCTCCACCTGCAGGCCGTCGCGCATGCCGACCTCGTGGAGAATCACACCGTCACCGGCAGGGCGGCCGCCACCGCGGCCGCCATCTCCAGGGTCGAGGCGCTGCCGCCCATGTCGTACGTGCGCACGCGCCCCTCGCGAATCACGGAAGCGACCGCCAGCTCGAGCCGCTGCGCCTTCTCGCGCTCGCCCAGCCACTCGAGCATCATCTTCACGGTCAACAGGGTCGCGATCGGATTGACCTTGTGCAGCCCCGCGTACTTGGGGGCCGAGCCATGGGTCGGCTCGAACACCGCGAGCTTCTCGCCGATGTTGCCCGAGCAGCCGAACCCGAGACCGCCCACCATCTGCGCGCAGAGGTCCGAGATGATGTCGCCGTACAGGTTCGGCGCGACCAGCACGTCGTAATTGTGC of Acidobacteriota bacterium contains these proteins:
- a CDS encoding hydroxymethylglutaryl-CoA lyase, coding for MILHEVGMRDGLQVEQAVVPLETKIAWVERLLASGVDLIQAGSFVNPTLVPQMADTDALFRHFAALPGARARLSALVLNEKGLARGLEAGAGYFCMGVSASDTHSRKNTGMGTEEAIVRVLAMARDARGAGAGVQLSVQSAFGCGYERHVPGSRVLEIAGRFLEDGFRAISLADTAGHASPLQVRRLFGAILHAAPDAACACHFHDTYGLAMANAAAAMEVGVRSFESAFAGLGGCPFTAVAGGNLCTEDFVHLLQREGLRHDVDLDALIGVAREAETFFGRALPGVIHRTGPIPATGGLKAGGDTSQM
- a CDS encoding CoA transferase; translated protein: MKLLDGIRVLDLTNVLAGPFATEHLALLGADVVKIENPDGGDLARRLGNVPGLNAELMGTSFLAQNANKRSLTLNLKLEAGRQVFTRLVKDADVLVENFRPGVMARLGLSWNALHAHNPRLVYCAISGFGQTGPDAAKPAYDQIIQGLSGVMAVNGDERLNPLRCGFPVCDTVGGLNAAFAIMGALYHRERTGEGQFIDVALLDSILPLLGWVAANWLIGGRPPRPMGNDNFTAAPSGTFRTKDGYINIAANQQEHWENLADAVGAPELKTDPRFQKRDIRKANRAALTPLLEARLTERTTADWVCVLNRLGVPSGAIPTLQEALASPQLAHRQTLETVAAPGIGDLKLFTVTAKFNRTPGHVETPPPRLGQDSDAVLEEAGYSAGEIASLRATGAI